acatacttttaattgaaataaataatcattagaTAACTCACATCATTAGATGACTTTTTACTGGGCATATTGAATCTTCTGTCGCTGCATTCATCTATAGtattctacaaatatattagaagAAAACATTAGATTATACCAATTAGTAGcgtaaagaaacattaaaaattatagcttgaaatatatattatgatgtttggaacaaaatttgatattaagaaCGAACCTCATTAGTAAAATAGGGAATAGGCTCTTCATCAACTCGCGATTCAGAACTTCGTTTATCtgtaaactataataatttcataattagctttcaaatgtatttcatttttctaaacTAAAGTttcgtttaaatatatttaaggtatttattaaatgtgacaatttcaattaatagagaagcatatattattattatactttgcattcagaataacattaaattaaagcgatacagataaatattaaaagtactatttatacataattattatttcaatatttttactattctgtaatattactaaaatcaTGTCATATATTCTTGaaacatttatgaaaaatatgttactttGTGAGAAGGGAAACTAACCTTATAATTAGTAGTAGGATTGAGTTTTGAAGTTGAAGGTGCAGTCTCCAGAAGATTTTTACCcaaaaactataattaaataaacgttattattaacgtatatatttaacgtatatatttaagtattaacgtatattattaattgattaaacagaaagttattaaaaattttaatatacaattttataagtgTTACCAAATGaacattttcattaatcttctCCAAATTGCTCAGAACAGTTTCCGTCATGTCTTTCATCTTTGGCAGatctaaaaatcaaatataaaaaagttataaataaagaaaaaatggtacaaatttacgatatttaaatacttaatgaCATAGGAAAATACTCTCTTAATGTACAAatgacaaaatacaaaatgtactaaaatttctaaaattaaaaaattcagtttctgaTGGATTAATATAACAGTGTAcgagttataatatataacgaaTAACAAACTTTCTAAGGAATGTAGAGTAACCCGTAGTGCagcgttttctttttttaacgattCATTTTCGAACTTCAATAAGTCATTCTTTACACTCAAAtcattttttgacattttggaataattttcttcatctGAAGATGTTCCATAGTCAATCTATTTACAAAAGAGGAAGAAATCGTATCATTACTTTTGAAAACTTTAGATTATTGTTTTTCCTAtttcaaaacataaaaataaatatttacttcaatTGGAgctcttttaaatgtttttaattctttaagtaattgtaatgattttgattcattaatttcattttttgttacacCAACTTTGTtctatattcaaaaaaaattcaaaattattatacaatataaacgtatttatattagtatttaaagttatatgttatttataaaattaaccatttttttctttgaacgtatttcactattttcatcatcatcactccattcttttcttcgtattatttttcgattttctttGGTTGGTTGTAATACGCCATATTCTGTTAAATTATCTCTATACTCGCACATTTTTACCCattcttaaaaattagaatcagaaaaattttaatacaattattcaacaaatattatcttaaagaTACACATACAATCAGGGCTTAATTTTGACCGGAATggcgtttcaatttttttttaatctgaaatttaatatttatttaataaatatcagaagaagaaatatctttttcatgcGTTCcggttcttatttttttagaaattaagcCCTGCGtacaattcaattaaaattatggttaTAACTTTAAccaaagttaattaaaaaaaaatggtgatcatatataataaaatacaactaTCTATCGAAACTctctttatatatctatatgtacatatgcCAGTTTATTAATCAAAAGTATAGATatctacaataaataatattaaattattatacttattactTACCTCCAAAAGCAAGTAACTTAACCACAACCACCTGCCATTGACACGTTTTCAAtcgttttttcatatttgatgTCGGTGCAATGTCGCAATTAGgccattttatttcaacttcAATATTGTTTTCGATTAATCTGgcaaattcttctttttctgtGACTTTTTGCAGAAGCCAATCTTGATAACCAATTGCTATCTTTTTATCCTCGTTAACAAATTCAAGCAGAATACAGTCGTTATCATTCATTTTTACTATTGTTTTGCAAACAGttgctattataatattataataactacTATAATCTGCTAAGATCTGTTGAGACAATTATACACATTTAccgcaatattataaatctgaCTTAGAGAATAAGAACACAACACACGAGTGACCAGAAACAATTGCAAGGTATAATCTTACTCAGTAGCGCTCGCGATTCTTGCCGCTGCGCTGATTGGTTGCTAGCGCTCTTTGATGACATAGCGTCCGCGTATTGGCTGTGCATGGTCACATGTcctaaatagaaatataattttcaatgagGACACTTATTCTCATTGGCCGCTCATAACCTGCTGACAACACCGCACATTGCTATCTGTTCTTTTGTCCATGTTGTTTACCGGCAATGGCGACAAATGTTGTAATTGTGAAATCTCGTGTCCACGTGcagtgaataaataataatattgtttgatatattttttcaatttattatgtatattagttaagttttgagatataaaataacataaaaaatgactAATACATCAAGAGGAccatataaaaagtatttggTCGACATTGTAGAAGAAATACCTGTGACAACCATTTGTTCTCGTCGAGCTCGCTTTTCAGCaggaagagaaaaacaaagaatagTAGAAGTTGAGgttagattatatatttatattatctatttaaataaaaaaacattgtattgaaaatttatttgtataaacttGTATTCTCATGTTTTTGACATAAACTTAGTGACAACTTTCATTGAATGCAGTATACATTCAAtgactatttatataaataatctctatttaattatttaattattttataataaaataaagctttattgttatttttttcaattatttattacaggtTCCAATTTCTGATAAACTTTCTAACAATGAAAATACGAGGAATCATGATATCCAAGACAATGATGATTCTACTATTGATATTGAAGAATATAGTAATCAATTCCAAGATAATGCAATTAGAATTGACAGTGACAATGAGACAATTGTAAGCAGAAGAAGCTTAGGAGAATCAAACAGCAGTCAAGCTGATTCTGACTTCTCcagtgaaaatgaaaataatttagaagaaaattatcttaattattctGAAGATGAAAAcagtgataattataataatgataatgtagatattcacaaaaataaaagcgatAGTGAAAGTAATGAAGACAACGAAGAATATGAGAATCAAATACAggtaatttcaagaaattcaCTATTTAGAACtactattttattgaaataaatgttatattggCATTGagaatataacattaaagaaatagagaattataaaactaaatagtaataaaaaaaatttatcacaattaataaattcaaggCAACATACAAtgtaagaagtatatatatataattcctatttcagaaaataaataacctacaattatttaaaataatataaatgctttgcttttacaaactatttttttgtttttccagAATATGCATTCAGTAAGAATAACGTTCATCATGACATGgatgtatatttaatgtatatgtataaaattttttttgcaggaTATAATACGGGTTCCCATATATGAAGGATGTAATTTGACCAAAGAAGAAAgccaattattaattatgggAACAGCTATTCGAAACAAAATGACGGACGTAGGATTGGAAACTTTACTTAAAATTGTAGATTGCCATTTGCCACATACGCAATACAATTCGAAGtatcattttcttaaaacGTTTCCAAAGGTACAagctaatatatattacttttgtccaaaatgtttaataatattgaagtttGAAAACTGCAACAGAGTGGAAtgcaaaaattgcgaaaaaatttacaatcgtCGTCGATTGCAaagacaatttaattatttttatcatcttcCATTGAAGGAACAATTAATAGAACTAGTAAACACAaagttatttacatattttagaaaaatgtcatatgaaAGCGATGTTATAAATggaaacatatattatcagttgagagaaaaaaatattatttctgatcAAGACATTAGTATTCAATGGAATACAGATGgcgtagaaatatttaattcgtcaaaatattctatatggCCTATCCAAGTATCTATTAACGAATTACCTTATAGAATTAGAcgtgataatattttactttgtgtGTGGATTATGGTTCAATTCTGAGAAACCACCTATGGAACTTTTTCTTAGACCATTTATAGACGAACTTCTTGAGTTACATATTAATGGAATTGAATGTAATACATTCAACCATCAAGAACCTATATTGATTAAAGTTCATACGCTTTTCTCACCAGTTGATTCAGTTGCTCGACCTttgattcaaaatattaaacaatttaatggaaaatatgGATGCTCTTATTGTCTTAATAAAGGAGAACACATTGCTATTGGAAGGGGGTACACACGAGTATATCCAGGTGGTAAGGGAGTAATGCGTACGATAACAAAACATAACATATATGTTGAAAGGGCAGTTGAAAAACGGAAAGCAGTAAAAGGTGTTAAGGGGCCTTCTATTACAATGCTTCTGCCTACTTTTGATGTGATTCATTCATTTCCACCAGAATACATGCATTCGTGTTTATTGGGTGTCACAAAATTGTTCAGTACGTCTTAGTTTGATtccaaaaataacaataaagattGGTATTTAGGTTCTAAAATCACTGAATTCAACGAAAAATTACTTGCTATTCAACCTCCTTGTGAAATTACGAGAACTCCACAATCAATGAAAGATAGTAAATTTAAAGCAAAtgattggaaatattttttattgtattattcgctgatttgtctaaaagatttaatgccacagaaatatattaaacattggttgttgtttgtatacagtataaatattttttcaaaaacaaaaattgaagaagacgagttatttaaagcaaaaacGGCACTTCGCGAATTCGTTTTAAATGTGGAGTCGTTGTACGGAAAGGAGTATATGAAATACAATGTACACCTATTGCTTCACATACCAGAGTATGTAAGAAATTACGGTGCTATTTGGGCTTGGTCAGCGTTTCCTTTTGAACATTTTAATGGCATTATAGCAAGTTTATTTCATGGAACTCAATGTATACCTTTGcaaatctgtaaattatattccagATTAAGATGTATTAAACAACAATGTGAAATTTTCAGTAGACCAAACTGTAGTGTTCAGGGAAAAGCTATATTCCGATATATAACGaagaaaactaaaattatgaaatgtatTGAATTTGGAGATGAATTaagaatatttggaaaatcgAGAGAAATGCAGCTATCCttaagacaaaaattattgattgaacagtttttaaaagaaacaattgaAAACAATGTTCAGTCATTTCAAAggtttacatataataatactttatatcacagttttaaatattctcgcctcatcaaaagaaataacagtacagtattattagaaaatcgGTCATTGAtgattatttcagatttaattttacttaagaCGTCAGACTTGCAAACTAAGAAGTATATAGTTCTTGGTAAAGAGTTACAAATCATTGATGAAGaagtttgtaaatataaaactatatcttcgaaaatgttttcatttatTGCCCGACACACAAATAATgatgtttgtaattttctttctgCTATACGTAAAAAATGCGTTTATATTCCTTACAAAGatgataaattatgcattattcCTCTGGTCAATACTTTGGAAACggattaagaataaaatacttgtaataatatatatggataagtatacatatatgtatacacacacatttgacataaataataatgtagttgtatctatattaattacgattgcatctgtttttttaattaataaattatcacaaagaaataattatttattatgaaattcacTTATATCcgtaaatctaaaaatatctataataaactcattgttaattaaataaaagaagtatgtacaaaaattattggatCTTCTGCAAAACTActgataattcaataatttatttttcagttattctcaatatcaatttgtttgtattaaaactagaattttctaaaagtttattcaatattatcctTAATAgttttgctaataatattcAGCACTATTAGAGACGAAAATACTGCTGAGTTGAAAACTGTAGTTTTCATATAGTTTTCCAACAGATTTTTAATAGTGATcctatagttttttaatagtgTTCCTATGgtttttcaatactttttaatagttttctcaatagttttttaatagtttttttaaatagttttctGTAGTTTTTTTTCGTACGGGTTAACTGATTTTCATCTTCAATTTGCTGGGTTACCTCATTTAAAGTGGGAGATGCAGTAGGatgttttctaaataaatgcTGGCGAAAAGATTTCCATTTCTTAAATGTAGCACCGCAACCAGGTTGAACACATGTAATCCTGAAGTATGGGTCTTGTTTATGATTGCGAATGTAATGTTGCATTAATCGATAATACGAAATACATTTGAACAAACACATGTCACACTGAAATGTATTTCCATTCTCATAATTTTCCATCTTTATATAGAATTGGTATTGTATACGAAAATTTTcgctaaattttaataattatgtacgaTTTCCAAGCGCGTGCGCGAAAAAACCATTCCGTTTAGCAAGAGTTGATTGCGGCATCGGACTTCGATTGTTTCATCAATTGTTTCGACTGGGCGTAAATCGTGTGTGGATCGTACGTTGTACAAAATATCACAGATTTCAATATCACAGAAATATCACAGAGGAAATTCATTATTcgcaaattttaagaaaaaattgattagattgacaatggaaaaaaagtatattgtttaattgaaGGCCGTTGcaaatgcattaaatttatGCCTGAAGAAAACACATCAGAAATTGAGATTATCCGACGCAAACTGAAGGAAGCCAGTAAAACTGACAATGTCCTTAATATGATGCTGcaacaaaaaatgataattttacaaaaacctgATCCAGATCGAGATAACAAGTTGTGTGATTTGGAAGACAACAACGAAGTTGCTGACAAAAGTGAGATTACAGTGCTACTGATACCAGTGCGTGCAAACACTACAACAGAATTAATAGACTCTTTTTCTTCCGTTCATAAAGATAATGAGtctatcgtaaaaatattatatacagagCCTATTGATGATGGTAATAGTTCGTCTAATCTAGTAGATATTCAACAATCAGCCTGCTACTCGGTAagttgtaataaaatcttatcataaaaatcagattatatatatttactttttgcttataaattcaaatttggtataaaatttaattaggatataaaagaagaaaatgaaaagaaaaaagtagatAAGCTTCTAATCGATTGTCCAAGCAGTTCAAAACGATCTAAAACTGAAGACAACATGATACATTCAGTAAAGCCACAAGTGACAGGACCTGGTTCCATTCGTCATCCAATAATTTTACCATCTATTACATcagatttgcaaaaaaaattgaacgatATTGGATTATTAAAGGCTCAGAAGAACTTTATAGCATTCTGGGCTGCACATTTGTCTTATGTGACAAATCAGTGGCCGACAAAGTcggattatcaaaattttgctCAAAGTATTGTTGCAGCTTATCCTGCACTTGCAGATATCGGTGGTGgctgtgtaatatatatacttattttttccATCATGACTTTTGCAatcttctttttgttatatttttaaaatattttgtttctgtattttaaatatatccatcttttcttttatatagacCCTAGTCAAAAGTCAATTAAGTGTTTGGATTAGGAATCATCGGGCGCTAGAAAAACGACAATctcaaaagagaaagaaagatgaGGAGGGAGAAATTCCATTTGTAATTGTTCAAGCTAGTATTGCTAAAAATGTTGATCggttagaaaataattacatcttttacattaataaatttgagacaaaaaataatacataatataattaaaaaaattttttttatagagcgACCGATTATGTTACCAACACAGATATACAAAATGCTTTAAAAGAACTAGAGAAAAAATGTGTTGGaaacaaaaacatttctcACATGAAGCATCTCCTCAAGATAACAATATCTCATCGAAGGCCATGGATTGATGAAGCGAAACGAATAGTTGACATTGTGCATAAGTATCctcaattaaacaattatgagCTGGTATGTTttgtataacatatatttatttatcaaattcttaattgaatattatttatttatatacttttttctattattgtgTACAGATACTTTCGGAATTTttagagttaaaaaatattacagaaaaagcGCTGTTtgacgaaattgaaaaaatgattgagaaattgacgaaatattacttaataaaaaaaccaaaccaaactaataataataaagtctttatcatgcaaaatttatgtgctGATCTCacaaagagaaacaaaaactTTCCTGCTTTATTTACTGTAAAAGACGTTagtattgattatatatagtattgattactgttatgctttttttatgaaaaataattatttaataaaatatttaactttaaacaaatttgttctCAGGTATTgggagatataaataatttaactacaAATGAAGGCGATGCACCTCGTGTAGTTATGTACACAGATGGTcaagatattataattgccTACTTGATAGCAGATgctgaaataaaaacacaaattcCTCAACCTACAATAGAAAAAATCATCGCTGGATTGTTTGCTTCTTACTATGTGTGGAACAGGAAATTTCCGGCAGCttatgtaaatgttttaaattttataagttatgAGCTTTTGAAGTCTCCGCTGCcaactactactactactattcaaaagtttattcgttctcgcgataatattttaaaagatttaggCATTATAGATAACTCACAGAATACCTCTTAACTTATGAGTtaccatattatatatattattacttattcttCATTtaccattaatttttttaccaaagactacaataaaaaatctaagtCATTCTTGTGTGTACGATAAGATCATAacaaacagtattgtttttttttgttttctttttttctatattatgtgaaagaatttgttttcagatgttctttatatattgtaatttcacatacatataacatataaaggacattatatatatatataatccaaagatattaaataaataatttataaaaattaataactgttattaaaaaatttacaaaattaataataaataattaatcaattaacacattaagttatatatttaaaatgtgtaattttttgatattaggaATACACTTATTgtcgttataatttataaaaaattattatgtttttataaattataacgacAATAAGTgacctatttctaatatcaaaaaattacacattttaaatatataatttaatgtgtaaGCGTGTGAAAAATACGCATTTAACTGTGTAAAATTACACAGATAaaacgtgtaaaaaaataacacgcgTACAAATGCGTAATAAGTGACTACATGATTTTACACACTTTAagtgtgtattttttacacactTGGATTTGCAGTGATGGTCCGCATGTAGTCGTAACATTACGAAAAATCTGTGGAAAGAAAAACCGTGTCTTTTTGATCACACGAGACGAGAAGAGACCGATGATCCATATGTACTGGGCCATTCACGTTATCACGATTTACCTGGAAGGGAATGGACTGCCAAAGCac
This genomic window from Linepithema humile isolate Giens D197 chromosome 5, Lhum_UNIL_v1.0, whole genome shotgun sequence contains:
- the LOC137000217 gene encoding BEN domain-containing protein 6-like, producing the protein MNDNDCILLEFVNEDKKIAIGYQDWLLQKVTEKEEFARLIENNIEVEIKWPNCDIAPTSNMKKRLKTCQWQVVVVKLLAFGEWVKMCEYRDNLTEYGVLQPTKENRKIIRRKEWSDDDENSEIRSKKKMNKVGVTKNEINESKSLQLLKELKTFKRAPIEIDYGTSSDEENYSKMSKNDLSVKNDLLKFENESLKKENAALRVTLHSLENLPKMKDMTETVLSNLEKINENVHLFLGKNLLETAPSTSKLNPTTNYKFTDKRSSESRVDEEPIPYFTNENTIDECSDRRFNMPSKKSSNDIDLGGKGKYFLNASLIRNCNKSSVSQYTCDLLSVMFTKEELASCSLTGKIPNTMKGTATKAKPRLDPNRIEAIEAHVFSKFECTKDSTKLFKLAIRQKCNNAVPRASKTHQNH
- the LOC137000218 gene encoding uncharacterized protein isoform X1, translated to MTNTSRGPYKKYLVDIVEEIPVTTICSRRARFSAGREKQRIVEVEVPISDKLSNNENTRNHDIQDNDDSTIDIEEYSNQFQDNAIRIDSDNETIVSRRSLGESNSSQADSDFSSENENNLEENYLNYSEDENSDNYNNDNVDIHKNKSDSESNEDNEEYENQIQDIIRVPIYEGCNLTKEESQLLIMGTAIRNKMTDVGLETLLKIVDCHLPHTQYNSKYHFLKTFPKVQANIYYFCPKCLIILKFENCNRVECKNCEKIYNRRRLQRQFNYFYHLPLKEQLIELVNTKLFTYFRKMSYESDVINGNIYYQLREKNIISDQDISIQWNTDGVEIFNSSKYSIWPIQVSINELPYRIRRDNILLCVWIMVQF
- the LOC137000218 gene encoding ABC transporter H family member 2-like isoform X2; its protein translation is MTNTSRGPYKKYLVDIVEEIPVTTICSRRARFSAGREKQRIVEVEVPISDKLSNNENTRNHDIQDNDDSTIDIEEYSNQFQDNAIRIDSDNETIVSRRSLGESNSSQADSDFSSENENNLEENYLNYSEDENSDNYNNDNVDIHKNKSDSESNEDNEEYENQIQDIIRVPIYEGCNLTKEESQLLIMGTAIRNKMTDVGLETLLKIVDCHLPHTQYNSKYHFLKTFPKKNVI
- the LOC137000220 gene encoding uncharacterized protein, with the translated sequence MIHSVKPQVTGPGSIRHPIILPSITSDLQKKLNDIGLLKAQKNFIAFWAAHLSYVTNQWPTKSDYQNFAQSIVAAYPALADIGGGCTLVKSQLSVWIRNHRALEKRQSQKRKKDEEGEIPFVIVQASIAKNVDRATDYVTNTDIQNALKELEKKCVGNKNISHMKHLLKITISHRRPWIDEAKRIVDIVHKYPQLNNYELVCFV